TGGCACATTTTATGTTGAGGGAACGTTTACCACGGTTAGGTGTGGTGGGATGCATATTGTGCATTGTAGGATCTGTGGTAATTGTTATACATGCACCTCAGGAACATATGCCAACTTCTGTACAAGAAATCTGGATTTTGGCAATTCAACCAGGTCTGGACTTTtgggtcccccccccccccccccccctgtttATCTTGTATAGGTTATAAGATTTTTCTACCTCTTGCAGAACTATTACTAATTTCTCCTTTCTGCTTTTGTCAGCAGCATTTGTGATTTATGCAGCCGCAACAATATCCATAGTAGTAGCTTTGATGTTGCATTTCGAGCCTCGTTATGGGCAGACGAATGTGCTGGTATATTTGGGAATATGTTCTTTAATGGGTGCACTTACGGTAATTATGTTTTTTTCCATGCTACTTCGAGTCATCTCTTTTTTCTCTTCGCTGGAATTTGTACACTACATTCTTGTCAGACATGATGCAGTTTTGCACATGTGAAGACTTTGGTAGCCCGTCAAGATGTTTCTGTAGTTTTCTTGttaaaaaaatttattttatttgcaGGTTGTAAGCATAAAGGCTATTGGAATTGCAATAAAACTTACTCTGGAAGGAATTAGTCAGATTGCTTATCCGCAAACTTGGTTTTTTCTAGCTGTTGCAGTAATCTGTGTCATCATGCAGTTGAATTATCTAAACAAGGTAATGTCTGTATGGTACTTTCCCAACTTGACTGAGATCTGCAGTAATCCTTCTGATCATTCATTTGCATCACCTTTACTAGCATGAATTCCCTATTCTCTAAAACAGTAACATGCCTATCCTTCACGTTAGAATCCAGGACTAGCTCAGAGTATAATCATGTGTACTGTCACGGGCTGACTCCTCCTAAGTGGCAGCGGCACACAAATAgcccgtgcggcgcccgtagtcccacctgactacaagccagcctttccttatcccaggttttcttggcaTGACCCCATGCCTATGATGAAGCTTTGCCTCAGAGGCTTAGCGTTCCTTGTGCCGCCCGTTTGATGTCAAGGCTTcagccttgtcttgctatcataccCTTGTGGCGCATTTCATAGGCTGGGTCTCGTCTATgcgcaccccttgggttggctacggacatgcatgtccctcgcctggcactgagcgccgctcctgcgcgcacagtcctatcctcaagcttgacacttgccttgtgtcgtgcccgagtagggcaactcccaatccttggcctttgtcaggtgcggtcctctttcatgtgcctatggttgtcccatggcattggcAAACATAGCTCTCGCAACTTACTTCCATCCCTCGTGGTGCAGCGTCACCCCCCatgactgcacgtctaggccaacggacccttgcttgcaaggctgaacccaagccaagctcacaagtcaatacacgagactcttgagtggtgcctcgagtacTCAGTTAGCACGGaggtctttaacatccataaagatagcccgcggggcataataagttcctacgtcaagcctccggcactcgttgtgcgcccaacgcggcccgcaggcacgacgccgtccatagagtcccctaactcgtatggatacctaggacactcctatgagatgcctaggcaggcccttgaggtcctccctcaaggttgctcacttagtgcgactggccgacaacacgcacgggggaggctggctgagctgtagacacctctgccccccttatatatgctttaaaaagaaaaacccaagttttagcactggacatcattttgccagagaatcacaatgggcctttctcactcttccgaactccaaatgaggcgccgtctgttcctaactctttctcttgacttccttcactcctccatggaGTTTCATctcatccccatactcgtggaacgagatatagccttcgggagcttTCTCACTggcactgctccttggctaagtcaagcccttaggtgaacgatcttcaaatgacgccaaacttggtaagcacattccataacatcctaggaagggtcctctcacccgaaatcccaagattccatccatagctcggaaacgcacgggactgacactcaggctcgcgcgtggcctcgttcgccgacggcccatgggctcatcccagatccttgctaaacttccttggcactcttataatatgccatagagcatctctagatgcttattgactctcgcccGTCGGAGCCCCTCTTcaatgcacgtcgcccgcgcacggctgacactgcctgcgcgcacggccgatgctgcctgcgcgcggctgacactcatctgcgcACGTCTCCTGCACGACTGACACCCGCTTGGCCCTCCTAGGGCGCGCAGGGGTtacgggcgccaaggcacaacgaaggcagcccgtaacagtaTATCTGATGTCAATTCGTCTGAACTTAACTATTATAGTAGTTATTTGGCTGTACACTCCATGTAATAATGATATCAATTCTTGCACAGCCAGCACAGGGTATTTCTGTTAATGACACGAATTGATACTTCAGACCTACTATGCCAATACTCTCCTAAAGTCTTTACATTCTCTTTCTGTTTTCAACTTTTGTGATTTGGCAATAAATTTGTTGGTCTTTCTTGCATGCTTGATATGTGAGCTGTTTTAATTTCTGAAACTAGTGCTCTGGTTGGGAATCTAGAAAATGTAATTTTCTACCATGACTTCATATTAAGATTTTCCTTATTACATGAACCTTGAGCTGCTGCCTGACCATTACAAAGTGTAGTTAATGAGGAGTGCAAGCTATTAAGCCTAATTTTTTGTTTATGCAGTTTAGCAATAAGCATGTTACTTCAGGATCATTCACATTGCAATATTTTGGGGTGTCTTAGCATTTTCTAACATTTATGCATCATTTGGATAGGCACTGGATACATTCAATGCTGCAATTGTTTCTCCAATATATTATGTAATGTTCACCACTTTGACTATCATTGCAAGCGCAATAATGTTCAAGGTATGTTGTTGACTGAAGCTATTCTTTGTTGTGGTCCTCTATCACTATGTGTACAGATTTAAGGATGTGAATCCAATATTTGCTTTGTCATATTGATTTGCAGGACTGGGCTGGACAAGATGCTAGCAGCATAGTATCTGAGCTCTGTGGATTTATCACAGTGCTTTCAGGAACAATTGTACTCCATGTGACTAGAGAACAAGAACCAGCAAATCCACCAGGTAAAAAACTGAAGTTGAAGCACGTACCCACTACCCA
The sequence above is a segment of the Lycium barbarum isolate Lr01 chromosome 6, ASM1917538v2, whole genome shotgun sequence genome. Coding sequences within it:
- the LOC132599291 gene encoding probable magnesium transporter NIPA6 isoform X1 yields the protein MGFSENTRGLVLAMVSSLFIGTSFILKKKGLKRAAAAGTRAGGGGYTYLLEPLWWVGMITMIVGEVSNFVAYIYAPAVLVTPLGALSIIISAVLAHFMLRERLPRLGVVGCILCIVGSVVIVIHAPQEHMPTSVQEIWILAIQPAAFVIYAAATISIVVALMLHFEPRYGQTNVLVYLGICSLMGALTVVSIKAIGIAIKLTLEGISQIAYPQTWFFLAVAVICVIMQLNYLNKALDTFNAAIVSPIYYVMFTTLTIIASAIMFKDWAGQDASSIVSELCGFITVLSGTIVLHVTREQEPANPPGNVSWYDGEDIKVMEDGHYIMLNDSNFFH
- the LOC132599291 gene encoding probable magnesium transporter NIPA6 isoform X2 → MGFSENTRGLVLAMVSSLFIGTSFILKKKGLKRAAAAGTRAGGGGYTYLLEPLWWVGMITMIVGEVSNFVAYIYAPAVLVTPLGALSIIISAVLAHFMLRERLPRLGVVGCILCIVGSVVIVIHAPQEHMPTSVQEIWILAIQPAFVIYAAATISIVVALMLHFEPRYGQTNVLVYLGICSLMGALTVVSIKAIGIAIKLTLEGISQIAYPQTWFFLAVAVICVIMQLNYLNKALDTFNAAIVSPIYYVMFTTLTIIASAIMFKDWAGQDASSIVSELCGFITVLSGTIVLHVTREQEPANPPGNVSWYDGEDIKVMEDGHYIMLNDSNFFH